One genomic region from Streptomyces sp. NBC_00582 encodes:
- a CDS encoding class I SAM-dependent methyltransferase, which translates to MPAAAPQPEILAAFEAAKGFMPVDEGLALYAAAVEAGGLGLPLLEVGTYCGRSTVLLADAAREAGVVALTVDHHRGSEEQQPGWDYHDPETVDPEIGLMDTLPTFRRTLHRAGLEEHVVALVGRSPQIARIWNAPLGLVFIDGGHTDEHATADYEGWAPQVAEGGLLVVHDVFPDPVDEFTGQAPYRVYLRALASGAFTEVSDTGSLRVLRRTGAGV; encoded by the coding sequence ATGCCTGCCGCCGCTCCCCAGCCCGAGATCCTTGCCGCGTTCGAGGCGGCCAAGGGGTTCATGCCTGTCGACGAGGGGCTCGCGTTGTACGCGGCCGCCGTCGAGGCCGGGGGGCTCGGGCTGCCGCTGCTGGAGGTCGGGACCTACTGCGGACGGTCCACGGTGCTGCTGGCCGACGCCGCCCGTGAGGCCGGGGTCGTCGCGCTCACCGTCGATCACCACCGGGGGAGCGAGGAGCAGCAGCCGGGCTGGGACTATCACGACCCGGAGACCGTCGACCCGGAGATCGGGCTGATGGACACGCTGCCCACCTTCCGCCGCACCCTGCACCGGGCGGGCCTGGAGGAGCACGTCGTCGCGCTGGTCGGGCGTTCCCCGCAGATCGCGAGGATCTGGAACGCGCCCCTCGGTCTGGTCTTCATCGACGGAGGTCACACCGACGAGCACGCCACCGCCGACTACGAGGGCTGGGCCCCGCAGGTCGCCGAGGGCGGCCTTCTCGTCGTCCACGACGTCTTCCCCGACCCCGTGGACGAGTTCACCGGGCAGGCGCCCTACCGCGTCTACCTGCGCGCCCTTGCCTCCGGCGCCTTCACCGAGGTCTCCGACACGGGCTCGCTGCGGGTGCTGCGCCGCACCGGCGCCGGCGTCTAG
- a CDS encoding MFS transporter codes for MTHTTDRPTREARGAVVPVLAFAGIVVAVMQTLLVPVIKDLPELLGTAPSNATWVLTSTLLSGAVATPIMGRLGDLYGKRRMLILSLAVMVVGALVSALTSDLLTMIAGRTLQGFAMGAIPLGIGLMRDMLPREKLGSAMALMSSSIGVGGGLALPAAALVAQHADWHALFYGAAGLGVLSIALTLLVVPESPMRAEGSFDLLGALGLSAGLVLFLLPITKGSDWGWTSGTTLGLFAASAVVLVLWGVFELRSAAPLVDLRTTARPAVLFTNLASIMVGVSFYVVSLVLPQLLQLPTATGYGLGQSMVVAGLLVAPLGLTMMFTAPVYARLSAKYGPKVTLILGMLIIAIGYGAGLGLMDAAWQSLVIAVVLGAGIGLAYSSLPALIVGAVPASETGAANGLNTLMRSIGTSVSSAVIGMVLANTANDVNGVAIPTMHGFRVSFLIATAAVAVGLLFALMLPKANRATQLRARASSEEAVRGFRGLVLDAEGAPVARAKVTLIDHRGRQAGATVSGEDGSYALAVPAQGAYVLAAKASGHGPLASPARHPGEERAVELDLSLPGETVTA; via the coding sequence ATGACGCACACGACCGACCGGCCGACCCGCGAGGCCCGCGGAGCCGTCGTCCCCGTGCTCGCCTTCGCGGGCATCGTGGTCGCGGTGATGCAGACCCTGCTCGTCCCGGTCATCAAGGACCTGCCGGAGCTGCTCGGCACCGCCCCCAGCAACGCCACCTGGGTCCTGACCTCCACCCTACTGTCCGGTGCCGTCGCCACCCCGATCATGGGCCGTCTCGGCGACCTCTACGGCAAGCGGCGCATGCTGATCCTCAGCCTCGCCGTGATGGTCGTCGGCGCGCTGGTCAGCGCCCTCACCAGCGATCTGCTGACGATGATCGCGGGCCGCACCCTCCAGGGCTTCGCGATGGGCGCGATCCCCCTCGGCATCGGTCTGATGCGCGACATGCTGCCCCGCGAGAAGCTCGGCTCGGCGATGGCCCTGATGAGCTCCTCGATCGGCGTCGGCGGCGGCCTCGCCCTGCCCGCCGCGGCGCTCGTCGCCCAGCACGCCGACTGGCACGCCCTCTTCTACGGCGCCGCGGGCCTCGGTGTCCTCTCCATCGCCCTCACCCTCCTCGTCGTACCCGAGTCCCCGATGCGCGCCGAGGGCTCCTTCGACCTGCTGGGCGCGCTCGGGCTCTCCGCCGGCCTGGTCCTCTTCCTGCTGCCGATCACCAAGGGCAGCGACTGGGGCTGGACCTCCGGCACCACCCTCGGACTGTTCGCCGCGTCGGCCGTCGTGCTCGTCCTGTGGGGCGTGTTCGAGCTGCGCAGCGCGGCGCCGCTCGTCGACCTGCGGACGACGGCCCGCCCCGCCGTCCTCTTCACCAACCTCGCCTCGATCATGGTCGGCGTCAGCTTCTACGTCGTCTCGCTGGTCCTGCCGCAGCTCCTGCAGCTCCCCACCGCCACCGGGTACGGCCTCGGCCAGTCCATGGTCGTCGCCGGTCTGCTGGTCGCACCGCTCGGCCTGACGATGATGTTCACCGCGCCGGTCTACGCCCGGCTGTCCGCCAAGTACGGCCCCAAGGTCACCCTGATCCTCGGCATGCTGATCATCGCGATCGGCTACGGCGCCGGTCTCGGCCTGATGGACGCCGCCTGGCAGAGCCTCGTCATCGCGGTCGTCCTCGGCGCGGGCATCGGGCTCGCCTACTCCTCCCTGCCCGCACTGATCGTCGGCGCCGTCCCGGCCTCCGAGACGGGCGCCGCGAACGGCCTCAACACCCTGATGCGGTCCATCGGTACGTCCGTGTCGAGCGCCGTCATCGGCATGGTGCTGGCCAACACGGCGAACGACGTGAACGGGGTCGCGATCCCCACCATGCACGGCTTCCGGGTCTCCTTCCTGATCGCCACCGCCGCCGTCGCCGTCGGGCTGCTGTTCGCCCTGATGCTGCCGAAGGCCAACCGGGCTACGCAGTTGCGTGCCCGTGCCAGCAGCGAGGAGGCGGTGCGCGGTTTCCGGGGGCTGGTGCTGGACGCCGAGGGCGCGCCGGTGGCCCGGGCCAAGGTCACGCTGATCGACCACCGGGGGCGGCAGGCCGGGGCGACCGTCTCCGGGGAGGACGGCAGCTATGCGCTGGCCGTGCCCGCCCAAGGGGCGTATGTGCTTGCCGCGAAGGCCTCCGGGCACGGGCCGCTCGCGTCGCCCGCGCGTCACCCCGGTGAGGAGCGGGCGGTCGAGCTGGATCTTTCGTTGCCGGGGGAGACGGTGACCGCGTAG
- a CDS encoding DUF5336 domain-containing protein, which yields MNIRSLTRGDGVVIGAAVLLFIASFLTYYSVSVSGYSDSQNAWDSLGTGLGTYMGGVIGAALVVVNRCLPQQRKVAGLDVGVVGTGFAVLSAWTLFWSLVDVPDNIDAGSGLILGLIAALVLAAAAITTPLVPTLQTALIPAPKPAAPQPYGAQPPSGYGYPGAPQPTTFGGQPQQVQPFGQQSSTPAPAFSPFWFAVPVPRPLFAEDGSATPIAELAPGTWYLAIEQGGQGLIAQTQDGRRGVLRDASGIQRG from the coding sequence GTGAATATCCGCTCCCTCACTCGAGGCGACGGCGTGGTGATCGGAGCAGCGGTGCTGCTGTTCATCGCGTCCTTCCTCACCTACTACTCCGTCTCAGTGTCCGGCTATTCGGACAGCCAGAACGCGTGGGACAGCCTCGGGACGGGCCTCGGCACCTACATGGGGGGCGTCATCGGCGCCGCCCTGGTCGTCGTCAACCGCTGCCTACCGCAGCAGCGCAAGGTGGCCGGCCTGGACGTCGGCGTCGTCGGCACAGGCTTCGCGGTGCTCTCCGCCTGGACCCTCTTCTGGTCCCTGGTGGATGTTCCCGACAATATCGACGCTGGCTCCGGCCTCATCCTCGGCCTCATCGCCGCCCTTGTCCTGGCCGCCGCCGCCATAACCACCCCCCTGGTTCCCACCCTTCAGACCGCGCTCATCCCCGCCCCCAAGCCCGCCGCCCCCCAGCCCTATGGGGCCCAGCCTCCGAGCGGTTACGGCTACCCGGGTGCCCCTCAGCCAACCACTTTCGGCGGGCAGCCGCAGCAGGTTCAGCCCTTCGGGCAGCAGTCGTCGACACCGGCCCCGGCCTTCTCGCCGTTCTGGTTCGCCGTCCCCGTGCCGCGCCCGCTATTCGCGGAAGACGGCTCAGCGACGCCGATCGCCGAACTGGCACCGGGCACCTGGTACCTGGCCATCGAGCAGGGCGGCCAAGGCCTGATCGCGCAGACCCAAGACGGCCGCCGCGGCGTCCTGCGGGACGCCTCCGGAATCCAGCGCGGCTGA
- a CDS encoding prenyltransferase, which produces MTTPRTEHLVLPGVLTAEQAAATVAGILAVQREDGAIPWFRGHHLDPWDHTEAAMALDAAGEHEAAERAYLWLARHQNEDGSWYAAYADGAFDDVTDTGRESNFVAYIAVGVWHHYLSTGDDTFLDRMWPAVYAAVEWVLRLQQPGGQIGWRQDDDGTPTTDALLTGSSSIHQALRCALAIAEQREEPQPDWELAAGALRHAIRRHPERFLDKDRYSMDWYYPVLGGALTGAEAKSRIEADWERFVVPGFGVRCVVPNPWVTGGESAELALALWAMGESDRALVVLQSIQHLRDPESGLYWTGYVFEDQAIWPQELTTWTAGSLLLAVAALGGHEATCAVFGGEQLPWGLEADCCG; this is translated from the coding sequence GTGACCACCCCCCGGACAGAACACCTCGTCCTGCCCGGGGTCCTCACCGCCGAGCAGGCCGCCGCGACCGTCGCCGGCATCCTCGCCGTACAGCGGGAGGACGGCGCGATCCCCTGGTTCCGGGGCCATCACCTCGACCCCTGGGACCACACCGAGGCCGCGATGGCCCTGGACGCCGCGGGAGAACACGAGGCCGCTGAACGCGCCTACCTGTGGCTCGCCCGGCACCAGAACGAGGACGGCTCCTGGTACGCCGCCTACGCCGACGGCGCCTTCGACGACGTCACCGACACCGGGCGCGAGTCCAACTTCGTCGCCTACATCGCCGTGGGCGTCTGGCACCACTACCTCTCCACCGGCGACGACACCTTCCTCGACCGCATGTGGCCGGCCGTCTACGCGGCCGTCGAATGGGTGCTGCGACTCCAGCAGCCGGGCGGGCAGATCGGCTGGCGGCAGGACGACGACGGCACCCCCACCACCGACGCCCTCCTCACCGGCTCCTCCTCCATCCACCAGGCACTGCGCTGCGCGCTCGCCATCGCCGAACAGCGAGAAGAGCCCCAGCCGGACTGGGAGTTGGCCGCGGGCGCGCTACGGCACGCCATACGACGCCACCCCGAGCGGTTCCTCGACAAGGACCGCTACTCCATGGACTGGTACTACCCCGTGCTGGGCGGCGCGCTGACCGGCGCCGAGGCCAAGTCCCGCATAGAGGCGGACTGGGAGCGCTTCGTCGTCCCCGGATTCGGTGTGCGGTGCGTCGTACCCAACCCCTGGGTCACCGGCGGGGAGTCGGCCGAACTCGCCCTCGCCCTGTGGGCGATGGGCGAGTCCGACCGGGCGCTTGTCGTTCTCCAGTCCATTCAGCATCTGCGGGACCCGGAGTCGGGGCTGTACTGGACGGGGTACGTGTTTGAGGACCAGGCGATATGGCCGCAGGAGCTGACTACTTGGACCGCGGGGTCCTTGCTGCTCGCGGTGGCTGCGCTGGGGGGCCATGAGGCCACGTGCGCGGTGTTCGGGGGTGAGCAGCTGCCCTGGGGGCTCGAGGCGGACTGCTGCGGGTGA
- the tnpB gene encoding IS607 family element RNA-guided endonuclease TnpB, which translates to MSWVTASWWQRKAETSYGIGEEQLTPWRSWSLPALRKEFNQIKTTDPRFADWWQENSKEAYNTGLTNAAAAFDNYAKSKQGKRKGARVGVPRRKPKRKARLACRFTTGAIRIEPSGRHITLPRLGTIRTHEPTVKLLARIKAGTARILSATVRHERGRWFVSLQVETAREITRVDRPDTSVGIDLGVKYLAVMADSSGKVHYVPNPGHLDGALKLLRLHSRRVTRRQGPDRKTGQKPSKRWEKANRQRNKIHHRVANLRTDALHKLTTRVRTEYGTVVVEDLNVAGMLRNRRLARRVSDAGFGEIRRQLTYKGRWNACRTIVANRWYPSSKTCSNCGAAKAKLPLHARVFDCDECPLVMDRDENAARNLVALAAACTTGTGVAGDQDTPRVSKPRGADRKTRRQRLNRNTGRGGRAGGASLPHHQQEEARDRRQDAEALKLW; encoded by the coding sequence GTGTCCTGGGTGACCGCCTCGTGGTGGCAGCGCAAGGCGGAAACCTCCTACGGTATCGGTGAGGAGCAGTTGACGCCATGGCGGTCGTGGTCGCTGCCCGCGCTGCGCAAGGAGTTCAACCAGATCAAGACCACCGACCCGAGATTCGCCGACTGGTGGCAGGAGAACTCCAAGGAGGCCTACAACACCGGGCTCACGAACGCGGCCGCCGCGTTCGACAACTACGCCAAGTCCAAGCAGGGCAAACGCAAGGGCGCCAGGGTGGGTGTCCCGCGCCGGAAACCGAAGCGGAAGGCCCGCCTGGCCTGCCGGTTCACCACCGGCGCGATCCGCATCGAACCCAGCGGCCGGCACATCACCCTGCCCCGGCTGGGCACGATCCGCACCCACGAACCCACGGTCAAGCTCCTGGCCCGCATCAAGGCCGGAACGGCGCGTATCCTCTCCGCGACGGTCCGGCACGAGCGCGGACGCTGGTTCGTCTCCCTCCAGGTCGAGACGGCCCGGGAGATCACCCGTGTCGACCGCCCGGATACCTCGGTCGGGATCGACCTGGGTGTGAAGTACCTGGCAGTCATGGCCGACAGTTCCGGCAAGGTCCACTACGTGCCCAACCCCGGGCACCTGGACGGCGCTCTCAAGCTTCTGAGGCTCCATTCCCGCCGTGTCACCCGTCGGCAGGGACCGGACCGCAAGACCGGCCAGAAGCCATCGAAACGATGGGAGAAGGCCAACAGGCAGCGGAACAAGATCCACCACCGGGTGGCGAACCTGCGCACCGACGCGTTGCACAAGCTCACCACCCGCGTTCGCACCGAGTACGGCACGGTGGTGGTCGAAGACCTCAACGTAGCCGGCATGCTCCGCAACAGACGGCTCGCTCGTCGAGTCTCCGACGCCGGGTTCGGGGAGATCCGGCGCCAGCTCACCTACAAGGGCCGCTGGAACGCCTGCCGCACCATCGTGGCCAATCGCTGGTACCCCTCCTCCAAGACCTGCTCGAACTGTGGTGCAGCGAAAGCCAAGCTGCCACTGCACGCGCGGGTCTTCGACTGCGACGAGTGCCCGCTTGTGATGGACCGGGACGAGAACGCAGCGCGCAACCTGGTCGCCCTCGCCGCGGCCTGCACCACTGGTACCGGAGTGGCCGGAGACCAGGACACGCCCCGCGTGTCGAAGCCTCGTGGAGCCGACCGTAAGACCCGCCGCCAACGCCTCAACCGGAACACTGGCCGAGGCGGGCGGGCAGGTGGCGCAAGCCTGCCGCACCACCAGCAGGAAGAAGCGAGAGATCGTCGTCAGGACGCCGAAGCCCTCAAGCTCTGGTGA
- a CDS encoding class I SAM-dependent methyltransferase, which produces MLTVDFSRFPLAPGDRVLDLGCGAGRHAFECYRRGAQVVALDQNGEEIREVAKWFAAMKEAGEAPEGATATAMEGDALALPFPDESFDVVIISEVMEHIPDDKGVLAEMVRVLKPGGRIAITVPRYGPEKVCWALSDAYHEVEGGHIRIYKADELLAKIREAGLKPYGTHHAHALHSPYWWLKCAFGVDNDKALPVRAYHQLLVWDIMKKPLATRVAEQALNPLIGKSFVAYATKPHLPRTGLEAAAR; this is translated from the coding sequence GTGCTGACCGTCGACTTCTCCAGATTCCCGCTCGCCCCGGGCGACCGAGTCCTGGACCTCGGCTGCGGAGCCGGCCGGCACGCCTTCGAGTGCTACCGGCGCGGCGCCCAGGTCGTGGCCCTCGACCAGAACGGCGAGGAGATCCGCGAGGTCGCCAAGTGGTTCGCCGCGATGAAGGAGGCCGGCGAGGCCCCCGAGGGCGCCACCGCCACCGCCATGGAGGGCGACGCCCTCGCCCTGCCCTTCCCCGACGAGTCCTTCGACGTCGTCATCATCTCCGAGGTCATGGAGCACATCCCCGACGACAAGGGCGTCCTCGCCGAGATGGTCCGGGTACTGAAGCCCGGCGGCCGCATCGCCATCACCGTGCCCCGCTACGGCCCCGAGAAGGTCTGCTGGGCGCTCTCCGACGCCTACCACGAGGTCGAGGGCGGCCACATCCGCATCTACAAGGCCGACGAACTCCTCGCCAAGATCCGCGAGGCCGGACTCAAGCCGTACGGCACCCACCACGCCCACGCGCTGCACTCGCCGTACTGGTGGCTCAAGTGCGCCTTCGGCGTCGACAACGACAAGGCGCTGCCGGTCCGCGCGTACCACCAGCTGCTGGTCTGGGACATCATGAAGAAGCCCCTCGCCACCCGGGTCGCCGAACAGGCGCTCAACCCGCTCATCGGCAAGAGCTTCGTCGCCTACGCCACCAAGCCCCACCTGCCCCGCACCGGCCTCGAGGCGGCCGCCCGGTGA
- a CDS encoding DHA2 family efflux MFS transporter permease subunit, which translates to MTPMLEAADTTRPRTSHRPLPRAWLVVALACAGQFLVVLDISVVNVALPSIRADLGMSPAGLQWVVNAYAIAFAGFMLLGGRAGDLYGRKRMFLTGLTLFTLTSLAGGLAQEGTHLLLARALQGLGAAVLAPSTLTLVTSAVPEGAARARAIATWTAVGAGGGAAGGLVGGVLVDLMSWRWVLLINVPVGAVVLLGALRGLTESRAGDRRRLDLPGALLVTAGLATLAYGISQTEAQGWTAYATLVPLAAGLALIGLFLAVESRTAAPLMPLGLFRLRAVSAANAAMFVCGSAMFSMWFFMTLYTQNVLGYDPLEAGLALVPSSLAVVLGSKLAPRLMRSAGARTVAALGTLVAAVGFGWQSTMNANGAYVTGIMLPGVLMMLGAGLASTPLAALATSGAAPGEAGLVSGLVNTSRTMGGSLGLAVLSTLAAARTGGSGTPQALTEGYALAFRTGTGVLLVGVVLMLLWLPRKISSHPVTV; encoded by the coding sequence ATGACGCCCATGCTCGAAGCCGCCGACACCACCCGCCCCCGGACATCCCACCGCCCCCTGCCCCGCGCCTGGCTGGTCGTGGCGCTCGCCTGCGCCGGCCAGTTCCTCGTCGTCCTGGACATCTCCGTCGTGAACGTGGCCCTCCCCTCGATCCGCGCGGACCTCGGCATGAGCCCCGCCGGACTGCAATGGGTGGTGAACGCCTACGCCATCGCCTTCGCCGGATTCATGCTGCTCGGCGGCCGCGCCGGTGACCTCTACGGCCGCAAACGGATGTTCCTGACCGGCCTCACCCTGTTCACCCTCACCTCCCTGGCCGGCGGCCTCGCCCAGGAAGGCACGCACCTCCTCCTGGCCCGGGCCCTGCAGGGCCTGGGCGCGGCGGTCCTCGCCCCGTCGACACTCACGCTGGTCACCTCCGCCGTGCCCGAGGGCGCCGCACGCGCGCGGGCGATCGCCACCTGGACGGCGGTCGGCGCCGGCGGCGGAGCCGCGGGCGGACTGGTCGGCGGGGTGCTGGTGGACCTGATGTCCTGGCGCTGGGTCCTGCTGATCAACGTCCCCGTCGGCGCCGTCGTCCTGCTCGGCGCCCTGCGCGGGCTCACCGAGAGCCGCGCCGGGGACCGGCGGCGACTGGACCTCCCGGGCGCCCTGCTCGTCACCGCCGGCCTCGCCACCCTCGCCTACGGCATCTCCCAGACGGAGGCCCAGGGCTGGACGGCGTACGCGACCCTCGTCCCGCTGGCCGCCGGACTCGCCCTCATCGGCCTCTTCCTCGCCGTCGAGTCCCGCACGGCGGCCCCGCTGATGCCGCTCGGGCTGTTCCGGCTGCGGGCGGTGTCGGCGGCGAACGCGGCGATGTTCGTGTGCGGCTCGGCCATGTTCTCCATGTGGTTCTTCATGACGCTGTACACGCAGAACGTCCTCGGCTACGACCCCCTGGAGGCCGGCCTCGCCCTGGTGCCCAGCTCCCTCGCCGTCGTCCTCGGCTCCAAGCTCGCCCCCCGCCTGATGCGCTCGGCCGGAGCCCGCACCGTCGCCGCACTCGGCACGCTCGTCGCGGCGGTCGGCTTCGGCTGGCAGTCGACGATGAACGCGAACGGCGCATACGTCACCGGGATCATGCTGCCGGGCGTGCTGATGATGCTGGGCGCGGGCCTCGCCTCGACCCCGCTGGCCGCGCTGGCCACCTCCGGAGCCGCACCCGGCGAGGCCGGCCTCGTGTCCGGCCTGGTCAACACCTCCCGCACGATGGGCGGCTCGCTGGGCCTCGCGGTGCTCTCCACCCTCGCGGCGGCCCGCACGGGCGGCAGCGGTACGCCACAGGCACTGACCGAGGGGTACGCGCTCGCGTTCCGGACGGGGACCGGGGTGCTGCTCGTGGGGGTGGTGCTGATGCTGCTGTGGCTGCCGCGGAAAATCTCCTCACACCCCGTCACCGTCTGA
- a CDS encoding SigE family RNA polymerase sigma factor produces MGDPKQAWDTEFQTFVTGRWPRLMRTAFLLTGEQHAAEDLVQTTLEQVYVAWRRVASADDPEAYVRRVMINAHARRYRRKLREFLAPKSDEPGLAHEVADTGDRIAQADDRHALLGALAELPPRQREAVVLRYWEDLTETQTAEAMGCSVGAVKSNAAKGIAKLRAIPALADMVTYGRRK; encoded by the coding sequence ATGGGGGATCCGAAACAGGCCTGGGACACCGAGTTCCAGACCTTCGTCACCGGCCGCTGGCCGCGGCTGATGCGCACGGCGTTTCTTCTCACGGGGGAGCAGCACGCCGCCGAGGACCTGGTCCAGACGACGCTGGAGCAGGTCTATGTGGCCTGGCGCAGAGTCGCCTCGGCCGACGACCCGGAGGCCTATGTACGGCGGGTGATGATAAACGCGCATGCCCGCAGGTACCGCAGGAAACTGCGCGAGTTCCTCGCCCCGAAGAGCGACGAACCGGGCCTGGCCCACGAGGTCGCCGACACCGGCGACCGCATCGCGCAGGCCGACGACCGCCACGCCCTGCTCGGCGCGCTGGCCGAGCTGCCGCCACGGCAGCGGGAGGCGGTGGTCCTGCGGTACTGGGAGGACCTGACCGAGACACAGACGGCCGAGGCGATGGGCTGTTCGGTCGGCGCGGTGAAGAGCAACGCGGCCAAGGGCATCGCGAAGCTGCGCGCGATACCGGCACTGGCGGACATGGTGACGTACGGAAGGCGGAAGTGA
- a CDS encoding N-acetylmuramoyl-L-alanine amidase yields the protein MSYTGPHSEPFGPTDPYDPYGPPRPRRSPLRRTLTVALAALVPGALLGWLVYETLGGSGNGGDDGGNGAEGVGAGARTSVTGSPTAGTPDHKAGTLSASASPSPGQDADAATPLKGRVVVIDPGHNVTNSQHTAEINRKVDIGTNFKECDTTGTSTNSGYSEARFTLDVAHRLRTLLQEQGATVKLTQDGDRPFGPCVDERARIGNAAHADAVVSIHADGSAEGNRGFHVILPGAVHQGAADTRAIVAPSKELGKLIADDFAQSTGSSRSNYIGDGTGLVTREDLGGLNLSTVPKVFIECGNMRDTKDAALLTSGAWRQKAAQGISDGIASFLRK from the coding sequence GTGTCTTACACCGGTCCGCACTCCGAGCCCTTCGGCCCCACCGACCCGTACGACCCCTACGGCCCCCCGCGGCCGCGCCGCTCACCGCTGCGGCGCACGCTGACCGTGGCGCTGGCCGCACTCGTGCCCGGGGCGCTGCTGGGGTGGCTGGTGTACGAGACGCTGGGCGGGTCCGGAAACGGCGGGGACGACGGGGGGAACGGGGCGGAGGGGGTGGGGGCGGGGGCCCGGACAAGCGTCACCGGCTCACCCACCGCCGGCACTCCCGACCACAAGGCCGGCACCCTCTCCGCCTCCGCCTCCCCCTCCCCCGGTCAGGACGCGGACGCCGCGACCCCGCTCAAGGGGAGGGTCGTCGTCATCGACCCCGGCCACAACGTCACCAACTCCCAGCACACCGCGGAGATCAACCGCAAGGTGGACATCGGCACGAACTTCAAGGAGTGCGACACCACGGGGACGTCCACCAACTCCGGTTACAGCGAGGCGAGGTTCACGCTGGACGTGGCGCACCGGCTGCGGACGCTGCTGCAGGAGCAGGGGGCGACGGTGAAGCTGACCCAGGACGGGGACCGGCCGTTCGGGCCGTGTGTCGACGAACGGGCCCGGATCGGGAACGCGGCGCACGCCGACGCAGTGGTGTCGATCCACGCGGACGGCTCGGCGGAGGGCAACCGGGGCTTCCATGTGATCCTGCCGGGCGCGGTGCACCAGGGGGCCGCCGACACCCGGGCGATCGTCGCGCCGTCGAAGGAGCTCGGGAAGCTGATCGCGGACGACTTCGCGCAGAGCACGGGCAGTTCGCGGTCCAACTACATCGGCGACGGCACCGGTCTCGTCACACGTGAGGACCTGGGCGGTCTCAATCTGTCAACGGTTCCGAAGGTGTTCATCGAGTGCGGCAACATGCGCGATACCAAGGATGCGGCACTGCTGACCAGCGGCGCCTGGAGGCAGAAGGCGGCGCAGGGGATCTCGGACGGCATTGCAAGCTTCCTGAGAAAATAG
- a CDS encoding LLM class F420-dependent oxidoreductase codes for MRLGLALGYWGRGPAPGHVELALEAERLGYGSVWTAESWGSDAFTALTWIAARTTRIGLGTAVAQMAARSPTTTAMHALTLDHLSGGRMMLGLGLSGPQVVEGWYGRPFPKSPLTATREYVDVVRQVLARRGPVESEGRFHALPYRGPDGTGLGRPLKSITHPLRADLPVLLGAEGPRNVAQTVRIADGWLPLYWSPSRPDAYGPGLGELREGFVVAPLVRATVCADVSEGLLPVKAMLGFYIGGMGHATRNFHADLMGRMGYEEEARRIQELFLAGRREEAVLAVPDAFADEISLVGPRERIAERLELWRKGPVTDLLVVAPDPQTLRVLAELNA; via the coding sequence ATGCGGCTCGGTCTCGCGCTCGGTTACTGGGGTCGTGGCCCCGCGCCCGGGCATGTGGAGCTGGCGCTGGAGGCGGAGCGGCTCGGGTACGGCTCGGTGTGGACGGCGGAGTCGTGGGGTTCGGACGCGTTCACCGCGCTCACCTGGATCGCGGCGCGGACCACGAGGATCGGGCTGGGGACGGCCGTGGCGCAGATGGCGGCCCGTTCCCCCACGACGACGGCCATGCACGCGTTGACCCTGGACCATCTCTCGGGTGGGCGGATGATGCTGGGGCTGGGGTTGTCGGGGCCGCAGGTGGTGGAGGGCTGGTACGGGCGGCCGTTTCCGAAGTCGCCGCTGACCGCGACCCGGGAGTATGTGGACGTCGTACGGCAGGTGCTGGCGCGTCGGGGGCCGGTGGAGTCGGAGGGGCGGTTCCATGCTCTTCCGTACCGGGGCCCGGACGGCACCGGGTTGGGGCGGCCGTTGAAGTCGATCACGCATCCGTTGCGGGCGGATCTGCCGGTGTTGCTGGGGGCGGAGGGGCCGCGGAACGTGGCGCAGACGGTGCGGATCGCCGATGGGTGGCTGCCGTTGTACTGGTCGCCGAGCCGGCCGGACGCGTACGGGCCGGGGCTGGGTGAGCTGCGGGAGGGGTTCGTGGTCGCTCCGCTGGTCCGGGCGACGGTGTGTGCGGATGTGTCGGAGGGGCTGTTGCCGGTCAAGGCGATGCTCGGGTTCTACATCGGGGGCATGGGGCACGCGACGCGTAACTTCCATGCGGATCTGATGGGGCGGATGGGGTACGAGGAGGAGGCGCGGCGGATCCAGGAGCTGTTCCTCGCGGGGCGGCGGGAGGAGGCGGTGTTGGCGGTGCCGGACGCTTTCGCGGACGAGATCTCGCTGGTGGGGCCGCGTGAGCGGATCGCGGAGCGGTTGGAGCTGTGGCGCAAGGGGCCGGTGACGGACCTGTTGGTCGTGGCCCCGGACCCGCAGACGCTGCGGGTGCTGGCCGAGCTGAACGCGTAG